One segment of Brassica napus cultivar Da-Ae chromosome C3, Da-Ae, whole genome shotgun sequence DNA contains the following:
- the LOC106390941 gene encoding cysteine-rich receptor-like protein kinase 5 isoform X1 codes for MLFLELTLTYKKLEMVLTSDWLADLIFIIVTHKPNEGKRKIKKKTTEEIISWIMPGYTSLNSLFLLAFFITYLRASAQLQDPTYVSQQCTNRISRNATYFFNLQTLLTSLSSNTAFFSIGSQSLTKGQNDDMVFGLYLCKGDLSPEACRDCVLFATKDAPNRCPGGKEFLIQYDECMLGYSDRNIFSDAVTTTRIITWNPQKITENQDLSDRFNDAVVALINKSAMEAANSTTKKFAANKTNFTSSRTIYTSVQCNPELSGEDCVTCLQRSIKDFYFNSVGGRVLVPSCNSRYELYPFYNEIFVTSLSPPVNSPPLVSGPPLPPGKGRDWTVIILAICVPFSVFVLFLGAVLSYRVTKRVKKTYDSTAADDEGDDITTAGSLQFDFKVIEAATDKFSISNKLGQGGFGKVYKGTLPNGLQVAVKRLSKTSGQGEKEFKNEVLLVAKLQHRNLVKLLGFCLEREEKILVYEFVSNKSLDYFLFDSSKHSQLDWNTRYKIIRGIARGILYLHQDSRLTIIHRDLKVGNILLDADMNPKVADFGMARIFEMDQTEANTRRVVGTYGYMSPEYAMYGQFSMKSDVYSFGVLVLEIISGRKNSSLYQMDGSVCNLVTYTWRLWSKGSPLELVDMSFGDNYQRNEISRCIHIALLCVQEDTGDRPTMSGIVQMLTTSSISLAVPRPPGLFFKSNQEQAGGPSMDKPVLCSIDDAPITSVSPR; via the exons ATGTTATTCTTGGAGTTGACTTTGACTTACAAGaagttggagatggtcttaacTTCAGACTGGCTAGCTGATCTGATTTTTATCATTGTTACTCATAAACCCAATGAaggaaagagaaaaataaagaaaaaaaccaCAGAAGAAATTATAAGTTGGATAATGCCTGGTTATACCTCATTAAACTCTCTCTTCCTGCTCGCCTTCTTCATTACATACCTGAGGGCTTCTGCACAATTACAAGACCCGACTTATGTCAGCCAGCAATGTACTAACAGAATATCAAGAAACGCAACTTACTTCTTCAATCTCCAAACCCTTTTGACCTCTCTTTCTTCCAACACTGCTTTCTTCTCCATAGGATCACAGAGCCTCACAAAGGGTCAAAACGATGACATGGTATTCGGACTCTATCTCTGCAAAGGAGACCTCTCGCCTGAAGCTTGCCGTGACTGCGTCCTATTTGCCACGAAAGATGCTCCGAATCGATGTCCAGGAGGGAAAGAGTTCTTGATTCAGTATGATGAGTGCATGCTTGGATACTCTGACCGGAATATATTCAGTGATGCTGTAACCACAACTAGAATAATCACTTGGAACCCTCAAAAGATTACAGAAAACCAAGACCTGTCCGACCGGTTCAACGATGCAGTGGTTGCTCTGATTAACAAATCTGCAATGGAAGCAGCTAATAGCACAACGAAGAAGTTTGCGGCTAACAAGACAAACTTCACTTCGTCCCGGACCATTTACACTTCGGTTCAGTGCAATCCTGAACTGTCAGGTGAAGATTGTGTAACCTGTCTGCAAAGGTCCATCAAGGATTTTTATTTCAACAGTGTTGGAGGAAGAGTTCTTGTCCCGAGTTGTAACTCACGGTACGAGCTCTATCCTTTCTACAATGAAATCTTTGTGACAAGTCTCTCTCCGCCGGTAAATAGTCCTCCCCTGGTTTCAGGTCCTCCTTTGCCGCCTG GTAAAGGAAGAGATTGGACGGTGATAATCTTAGCAATTTGTGTGCCGTTCTCTGtctttgttctttttcttgGGGCTGTTCTAAGCTACCGTGTAACAAAGAGAGTGAAGAAGACTTATGACTCTACAGCTGCAGATGATG AAGGGGACGACATTACAACTGCAGGCTCACTGCAGTTTGATTTTAAGGTCATTGAAGCTGCGACAGATAAGTTTTCGATAAGTAACAAACTCGGTCAAGGTGGGTTTGGAAAAGTCTACAAG GGGACACTTCCTAATGGGCTACAAGTTGCCGTGAAGAGACTTTCAAAAACATCAGGACAAGGCGAGAAAGAGTTCAAGAATGAGGTCCTTCTTGTGGCAAAGCTTCAGCACAGAAACCTAGTCAAGCTTCTTGGGTTTTGTttggagagagaagagaagatacTTGTCTACGAGTTTGTGTCTAACAAAAGTCTTGACTATTTCCTGTTTG ACTCTAGTAAGCATAGCCAGCTGGATTGGAATACACGGTACAAGATTATTAGAGGAATAGCTAGAGGGATTCTATATCTCCATCAAGATTCACGACTCACAATCATACATCGTGACCTCAAAGTGGGCAACATCCTCTTGGACGCTGATATGAACCCAAAAGTTGCAGATTTTGGAATGGCTAGAATATTTGAAATGGACCAAACCGAAGCCAATACGAGAAGAGTAGTTGGAACCTA TGGTTACATGTCTCCCGAGTATGCCATGTACGGCCAGTTCTCAATGAAATCAGATGTATATAGCTTCGGAGTCTTAGTTCTTGAGATTATAAGCGGAAGGAAGAACAGCAGCCTCTATCAGATGGATGGTAGTGTTTGCAACTTGGTTACATAT ACCTGGAGGCTATGGAGCAAGGGGTCTCCATTAGAGCTCGTGGATATGTCTTTTGGAGATAACTATCAAAGAAACGAAATAAGTAGATGCATCCATATCGCTTTATTATGTGTCCAAGAAGATACTGGAGATCGTCCAACCATGTCAGGGATAGTTCAAATGCTTACTACTAGCTCTATCTCCCTTGCAGTGCCTAGACCACCTGGACTTTTCTTTAAGAGTAATCAGGAACAAGCAGGTGGTCCATCAATGGATAAGCCTGTTCTATGTTCAATTGATGATGCACCGATTACTTCTGTATCTCCTCGTTGA
- the LOC106390941 gene encoding cysteine-rich receptor-like protein kinase 5 isoform X2, translating to MLFLELTLTYKKLEMVLTSDWLADLIFIIVTHKPNEGKRKIKKKTTEEIISWIMPGYTSLNSLFLLAFFITYLRASAQLQDPTYVSQQCTNRISRNATYFFNLQTLLTSLSSNTAFFSIGSQSLTKGQNDDMVFGLYLCKGDLSPEACRDCVLFATKDAPNRCPGGKEFLIQYDECMLGYSDRNIFSDAVTTTRIITWNPQKITENQDLSDRFNDAVVALINKSAMEAANSTTKKFAANKTNFTSSRTIYTSVQCNPELSGEDCVTCLQRSIKDFYFNSVGGRVLVPSCNSRYELYPFYNEIFVTSLSPPVNSPPLVSGPPLPPGKGRDWTVIILAICVPFSVFVLFLGAVLSYRVTKRVKKTYDSTAADDEGDDITTAGSLQFDFKVIEAATDKFSISNKLGQGGFGKVYKGTLPNGLQVAVKRLSKTSGQGEKEFKNEVLLVAKLQHRNLVKLLGFCLEREEKILVYEFVSNKSLDYFLFDSSKHSQLDWNTRYKIIRGIARGILYLHQDSRLTIIHRDLKVGNILLDADMNPKVADFGMARIFEMDQTEANTRRVVGTYGYMSPEYAMYGQFSMKSDVYSFGVLVLEIISGRKNSSLYQMDDLEAMEQGVSIRARGYVFWR from the exons ATGTTATTCTTGGAGTTGACTTTGACTTACAAGaagttggagatggtcttaacTTCAGACTGGCTAGCTGATCTGATTTTTATCATTGTTACTCATAAACCCAATGAaggaaagagaaaaataaagaaaaaaaccaCAGAAGAAATTATAAGTTGGATAATGCCTGGTTATACCTCATTAAACTCTCTCTTCCTGCTCGCCTTCTTCATTACATACCTGAGGGCTTCTGCACAATTACAAGACCCGACTTATGTCAGCCAGCAATGTACTAACAGAATATCAAGAAACGCAACTTACTTCTTCAATCTCCAAACCCTTTTGACCTCTCTTTCTTCCAACACTGCTTTCTTCTCCATAGGATCACAGAGCCTCACAAAGGGTCAAAACGATGACATGGTATTCGGACTCTATCTCTGCAAAGGAGACCTCTCGCCTGAAGCTTGCCGTGACTGCGTCCTATTTGCCACGAAAGATGCTCCGAATCGATGTCCAGGAGGGAAAGAGTTCTTGATTCAGTATGATGAGTGCATGCTTGGATACTCTGACCGGAATATATTCAGTGATGCTGTAACCACAACTAGAATAATCACTTGGAACCCTCAAAAGATTACAGAAAACCAAGACCTGTCCGACCGGTTCAACGATGCAGTGGTTGCTCTGATTAACAAATCTGCAATGGAAGCAGCTAATAGCACAACGAAGAAGTTTGCGGCTAACAAGACAAACTTCACTTCGTCCCGGACCATTTACACTTCGGTTCAGTGCAATCCTGAACTGTCAGGTGAAGATTGTGTAACCTGTCTGCAAAGGTCCATCAAGGATTTTTATTTCAACAGTGTTGGAGGAAGAGTTCTTGTCCCGAGTTGTAACTCACGGTACGAGCTCTATCCTTTCTACAATGAAATCTTTGTGACAAGTCTCTCTCCGCCGGTAAATAGTCCTCCCCTGGTTTCAGGTCCTCCTTTGCCGCCTG GTAAAGGAAGAGATTGGACGGTGATAATCTTAGCAATTTGTGTGCCGTTCTCTGtctttgttctttttcttgGGGCTGTTCTAAGCTACCGTGTAACAAAGAGAGTGAAGAAGACTTATGACTCTACAGCTGCAGATGATG AAGGGGACGACATTACAACTGCAGGCTCACTGCAGTTTGATTTTAAGGTCATTGAAGCTGCGACAGATAAGTTTTCGATAAGTAACAAACTCGGTCAAGGTGGGTTTGGAAAAGTCTACAAG GGGACACTTCCTAATGGGCTACAAGTTGCCGTGAAGAGACTTTCAAAAACATCAGGACAAGGCGAGAAAGAGTTCAAGAATGAGGTCCTTCTTGTGGCAAAGCTTCAGCACAGAAACCTAGTCAAGCTTCTTGGGTTTTGTttggagagagaagagaagatacTTGTCTACGAGTTTGTGTCTAACAAAAGTCTTGACTATTTCCTGTTTG ACTCTAGTAAGCATAGCCAGCTGGATTGGAATACACGGTACAAGATTATTAGAGGAATAGCTAGAGGGATTCTATATCTCCATCAAGATTCACGACTCACAATCATACATCGTGACCTCAAAGTGGGCAACATCCTCTTGGACGCTGATATGAACCCAAAAGTTGCAGATTTTGGAATGGCTAGAATATTTGAAATGGACCAAACCGAAGCCAATACGAGAAGAGTAGTTGGAACCTA TGGTTACATGTCTCCCGAGTATGCCATGTACGGCCAGTTCTCAATGAAATCAGATGTATATAGCTTCGGAGTCTTAGTTCTTGAGATTATAAGCGGAAGGAAGAACAGCAGCCTCTATCAGATGGATG ACCTGGAGGCTATGGAGCAAGGGGTCTCCATTAGAGCTCGTGGATATGTCTTTTGGAGATAA